One window of Alosa sapidissima isolate fAloSap1 chromosome 21, fAloSap1.pri, whole genome shotgun sequence genomic DNA carries:
- the zgc:91944 gene encoding homeobox-containing protein 1 isoform X2: MRQWCLPAVAPRTEPLPTGRLSPLSDARMECCDVEPRYTIEQIDLLQRLRLSGMTKPQIIQALDSLERLDSDHRSPSCCDSHPAPPSVVTNTATVASSSSSSSSSLTSATTQTPVIEASLSPSNSYEASPPPLYPPSGVQRSFSYDLPEEDWDLEEKVEEYMRRDSNLVKEEIKAFLNNRRISQAIVGQVTGISQSYISQWLLQQGLEMSDSKRRAFYRWYLLERNSPGIRWSESQHMQTPRSRNDAPWSRQRELLLHLLPWYSAHQQAQTGATLSMRSLVKEEPDWRMGGSPGDRGIMGGPFRLRRGSRFTWRKECQSIMESFFMENQYPDEAKREEIANACNSVIQKPGCKLSEFERVTALKVYNWFANRRKEMKRRANIEAAILESHGIEVPSPSCHSNGEDTEPQEFPEQPQRFTEQMQGEDRPDES; this comes from the exons ATGCGACAGTGGTGCCTACCAGCCGTGGCTCCACGCACTGAACCGCTCCCTACGGGCCGACTGTCTCCGCTCTCAG ATGCCAGGATGGAGTGTTGTGATGTGGAGCCTCGCTACACCATAGAGCAGATTGACCTCCTTCAGCGACTTAGACTTTCAGGCATGACCAAACCGCAGATCATTCAGGCTCTAGACTCTTTGGAGCGGCTCGATTCTGACCACCGATCCCCCTCCTGCTGTGACAGCCACCCTGCCCCTCCCAGTGTTGTTACCAATACAGCAACAGTtgcatcttcatcatcatcatcatcttcctctctcacctccGCCACTACACAGACCCCGGTGATTGAAGCCTCTCTGTCACCAAGCAACAGCTATGAGGCCTCACCTCCACCCCTCTACCCCCCTAGTGGAGTACAGCGTTCATTTAGCTATGACCTGCCAGAGGAGGACTGGGACCTGGAGGAGAAGGTGGAGGAGTACATGAG GAGAGATAGCAACTTGGTGAAGGAGGAGATCAAGGCCTTTTTGAATAACCGGAGGATCTCTCAGGCCATTGTCGGACAGGTCACAG GCATCAGCCAAAGCTACATCTCCCAATGGCTGCTGCAGCAGGGTTTGGAGATGAGCGACTCAAAGCGCAGAGCCTTCTACCGGTGGTACCTGCTTGAGCGCAACAGCCCAG GAATCAGGTGGAGCGAAAGCCAGCACATGCAGACCCCTAGGAGCAGGAATGATGCCCCTTGGAGTAGGCAGAGGGAACTGCTGCTGCACCTGCTGCCATGGTACTCTGCCCACCAGCAGGCTCAGACAG GAGCTACATTGTCCATGCGCTCCTTGGTGAAAGAAGAACCTGACTGGAGAATGGGAGGTAGCCCTGGTGATCGGGGAATAATGGGCGGGCCTTTCCGGCTGCGCAGAGGGAGTCGATTTACATGGAGGAAAGAGTGTCAGTCAATCATGGAGAG TTTCTTCATGGAGAATCAGTATCCTGATGAGGCTAAGAGAGAGGAGATTGCCAATGCCTGCAACTCTGTCATCCAGAAACCAG GCTGCAAGCTGTCCGAGTTTGAGCGTGTTACAGCACTGAAGGTGTACAACTGGTTTGCTAATCGCAGGAAGGAGATGAAGAGACGAGCCAACATTG AGGCAGCTATCTTGGAAAGCCATGGCATAGAGGTGCCCAGCCCCAGCTGTCACTCAAATGGGGAGGATACAGAGCCACAGGAGTTTCCTGAGCAGCCTCAGCGTTTCACTGAACAG ATGCAAGGGGAGGATAGACCTGACGAATCGTAA
- the zgc:91944 gene encoding homeobox-containing protein 1 isoform X3 encodes MRQWCLPAVAPRTEPLPTGRLSPLSDARMECCDVEPRYTIEQIDLLQRLRLSGMTKPQIIQALDSLERLDSDHRSPSCCDSHPAPPSVVTNTATVASSSSSSSSSLTSATTQTPVIEASLSPSNSYEASPPPLYPPSGVQRSFSYDLPEEDWDLEEKVEEYMRRDSNLVKEEIKAFLNNRRISQAIVGQVTGISQSYISQWLLQQGLEMSDSKRRAFYRWYLLERNSPGATLSMRSLVKEEPDWRMGGSPGDRGIMGGPFRLRRGSRFTWRKECQSIMESFFMENQYPDEAKREEIANACNSVIQKPGCKLSEFERVTALKVYNWFANRRKEMKRRANIEAAILESHGIEVPSPSCHSNGEDTEPQEFPEQPQRFTEQEELAQRKDTEQDGSSLTAMEVPPLPSPSTQLVDQKFEESKREAVDEE; translated from the exons ATGCGACAGTGGTGCCTACCAGCCGTGGCTCCACGCACTGAACCGCTCCCTACGGGCCGACTGTCTCCGCTCTCAG ATGCCAGGATGGAGTGTTGTGATGTGGAGCCTCGCTACACCATAGAGCAGATTGACCTCCTTCAGCGACTTAGACTTTCAGGCATGACCAAACCGCAGATCATTCAGGCTCTAGACTCTTTGGAGCGGCTCGATTCTGACCACCGATCCCCCTCCTGCTGTGACAGCCACCCTGCCCCTCCCAGTGTTGTTACCAATACAGCAACAGTtgcatcttcatcatcatcatcatcttcctctctcacctccGCCACTACACAGACCCCGGTGATTGAAGCCTCTCTGTCACCAAGCAACAGCTATGAGGCCTCACCTCCACCCCTCTACCCCCCTAGTGGAGTACAGCGTTCATTTAGCTATGACCTGCCAGAGGAGGACTGGGACCTGGAGGAGAAGGTGGAGGAGTACATGAG GAGAGATAGCAACTTGGTGAAGGAGGAGATCAAGGCCTTTTTGAATAACCGGAGGATCTCTCAGGCCATTGTCGGACAGGTCACAG GCATCAGCCAAAGCTACATCTCCCAATGGCTGCTGCAGCAGGGTTTGGAGATGAGCGACTCAAAGCGCAGAGCCTTCTACCGGTGGTACCTGCTTGAGCGCAACAGCCCAG GAGCTACATTGTCCATGCGCTCCTTGGTGAAAGAAGAACCTGACTGGAGAATGGGAGGTAGCCCTGGTGATCGGGGAATAATGGGCGGGCCTTTCCGGCTGCGCAGAGGGAGTCGATTTACATGGAGGAAAGAGTGTCAGTCAATCATGGAGAG TTTCTTCATGGAGAATCAGTATCCTGATGAGGCTAAGAGAGAGGAGATTGCCAATGCCTGCAACTCTGTCATCCAGAAACCAG GCTGCAAGCTGTCCGAGTTTGAGCGTGTTACAGCACTGAAGGTGTACAACTGGTTTGCTAATCGCAGGAAGGAGATGAAGAGACGAGCCAACATTG AGGCAGCTATCTTGGAAAGCCATGGCATAGAGGTGCCCAGCCCCAGCTGTCACTCAAATGGGGAGGATACAGAGCCACAGGAGTTTCCTGAGCAGCCTCAGCGTTTCACTGAACAG GAGGAGCTGGCTCAGAGGAAGGACACTGAACAAGATGGAAGCTCATTGACTGCTATGGAGGTACCACCCCTCCCTAGTCCTTCCACCCAGCTGGTTGATCAGAAGTTCGAGGAGTCCAAACGAGAGGCTGTAGATGAGGAGTGA
- the zgc:91944 gene encoding homeobox-containing protein 1 isoform X1, giving the protein MRQWCLPAVAPRTEPLPTGRLSPLSDARMECCDVEPRYTIEQIDLLQRLRLSGMTKPQIIQALDSLERLDSDHRSPSCCDSHPAPPSVVTNTATVASSSSSSSSSLTSATTQTPVIEASLSPSNSYEASPPPLYPPSGVQRSFSYDLPEEDWDLEEKVEEYMRRDSNLVKEEIKAFLNNRRISQAIVGQVTGISQSYISQWLLQQGLEMSDSKRRAFYRWYLLERNSPGIRWSESQHMQTPRSRNDAPWSRQRELLLHLLPWYSAHQQAQTGATLSMRSLVKEEPDWRMGGSPGDRGIMGGPFRLRRGSRFTWRKECQSIMESFFMENQYPDEAKREEIANACNSVIQKPGCKLSEFERVTALKVYNWFANRRKEMKRRANIEAAILESHGIEVPSPSCHSNGEDTEPQEFPEQPQRFTEQEELAQRKDTEQDGSSLTAMEVPPLPSPSTQLVDQKFEESKREAVDEE; this is encoded by the exons ATGCGACAGTGGTGCCTACCAGCCGTGGCTCCACGCACTGAACCGCTCCCTACGGGCCGACTGTCTCCGCTCTCAG ATGCCAGGATGGAGTGTTGTGATGTGGAGCCTCGCTACACCATAGAGCAGATTGACCTCCTTCAGCGACTTAGACTTTCAGGCATGACCAAACCGCAGATCATTCAGGCTCTAGACTCTTTGGAGCGGCTCGATTCTGACCACCGATCCCCCTCCTGCTGTGACAGCCACCCTGCCCCTCCCAGTGTTGTTACCAATACAGCAACAGTtgcatcttcatcatcatcatcatcttcctctctcacctccGCCACTACACAGACCCCGGTGATTGAAGCCTCTCTGTCACCAAGCAACAGCTATGAGGCCTCACCTCCACCCCTCTACCCCCCTAGTGGAGTACAGCGTTCATTTAGCTATGACCTGCCAGAGGAGGACTGGGACCTGGAGGAGAAGGTGGAGGAGTACATGAG GAGAGATAGCAACTTGGTGAAGGAGGAGATCAAGGCCTTTTTGAATAACCGGAGGATCTCTCAGGCCATTGTCGGACAGGTCACAG GCATCAGCCAAAGCTACATCTCCCAATGGCTGCTGCAGCAGGGTTTGGAGATGAGCGACTCAAAGCGCAGAGCCTTCTACCGGTGGTACCTGCTTGAGCGCAACAGCCCAG GAATCAGGTGGAGCGAAAGCCAGCACATGCAGACCCCTAGGAGCAGGAATGATGCCCCTTGGAGTAGGCAGAGGGAACTGCTGCTGCACCTGCTGCCATGGTACTCTGCCCACCAGCAGGCTCAGACAG GAGCTACATTGTCCATGCGCTCCTTGGTGAAAGAAGAACCTGACTGGAGAATGGGAGGTAGCCCTGGTGATCGGGGAATAATGGGCGGGCCTTTCCGGCTGCGCAGAGGGAGTCGATTTACATGGAGGAAAGAGTGTCAGTCAATCATGGAGAG TTTCTTCATGGAGAATCAGTATCCTGATGAGGCTAAGAGAGAGGAGATTGCCAATGCCTGCAACTCTGTCATCCAGAAACCAG GCTGCAAGCTGTCCGAGTTTGAGCGTGTTACAGCACTGAAGGTGTACAACTGGTTTGCTAATCGCAGGAAGGAGATGAAGAGACGAGCCAACATTG AGGCAGCTATCTTGGAAAGCCATGGCATAGAGGTGCCCAGCCCCAGCTGTCACTCAAATGGGGAGGATACAGAGCCACAGGAGTTTCCTGAGCAGCCTCAGCGTTTCACTGAACAG GAGGAGCTGGCTCAGAGGAAGGACACTGAACAAGATGGAAGCTCATTGACTGCTATGGAGGTACCACCCCTCCCTAGTCCTTCCACCCAGCTGGTTGATCAGAAGTTCGAGGAGTCCAAACGAGAGGCTGTAGATGAGGAGTGA
- the zgc:91944 gene encoding homeobox-containing protein 1 isoform X4, protein MRQWCLPAVAPRTEPLPTGRLSPLSDARMECCDVEPRYTIEQIDLLQRLRLSGMTKPQIIQALDSLERLDSDHRSPSCCDSHPAPPSVVTNTATVASSSSSSSSSLTSATTQTPVIEASLSPSNSYEASPPPLYPPSGVQRSFSYDLPEEDWDLEEKVEEYMRRDSNLVKEEIKAFLNNRRISQAIVGQVTGISQSYISQWLLQQGLEMSDSKRRAFYRWYLLERNSPGIRWSESQHMQTPRSRNDAPWSRQRELLLHLLPWYSAHQQAQTGATLSMRSLVKEEPDWRMGGSPGDRGIMGGPFRLRRGSRFTWRKECQSIMERRRFSLSPPLVSRLTVSRPINLSELASWPAVLKCLATEATEELLKRARKPTGGCWRACVRRRCCRRHPALFQYSRSLLHLSSLTRLVASGPAA, encoded by the exons ATGCGACAGTGGTGCCTACCAGCCGTGGCTCCACGCACTGAACCGCTCCCTACGGGCCGACTGTCTCCGCTCTCAG ATGCCAGGATGGAGTGTTGTGATGTGGAGCCTCGCTACACCATAGAGCAGATTGACCTCCTTCAGCGACTTAGACTTTCAGGCATGACCAAACCGCAGATCATTCAGGCTCTAGACTCTTTGGAGCGGCTCGATTCTGACCACCGATCCCCCTCCTGCTGTGACAGCCACCCTGCCCCTCCCAGTGTTGTTACCAATACAGCAACAGTtgcatcttcatcatcatcatcatcttcctctctcacctccGCCACTACACAGACCCCGGTGATTGAAGCCTCTCTGTCACCAAGCAACAGCTATGAGGCCTCACCTCCACCCCTCTACCCCCCTAGTGGAGTACAGCGTTCATTTAGCTATGACCTGCCAGAGGAGGACTGGGACCTGGAGGAGAAGGTGGAGGAGTACATGAG GAGAGATAGCAACTTGGTGAAGGAGGAGATCAAGGCCTTTTTGAATAACCGGAGGATCTCTCAGGCCATTGTCGGACAGGTCACAG GCATCAGCCAAAGCTACATCTCCCAATGGCTGCTGCAGCAGGGTTTGGAGATGAGCGACTCAAAGCGCAGAGCCTTCTACCGGTGGTACCTGCTTGAGCGCAACAGCCCAG GAATCAGGTGGAGCGAAAGCCAGCACATGCAGACCCCTAGGAGCAGGAATGATGCCCCTTGGAGTAGGCAGAGGGAACTGCTGCTGCACCTGCTGCCATGGTACTCTGCCCACCAGCAGGCTCAGACAG GAGCTACATTGTCCATGCGCTCCTTGGTGAAAGAAGAACCTGACTGGAGAATGGGAGGTAGCCCTGGTGATCGGGGAATAATGGGCGGGCCTTTCCGGCTGCGCAGAGGGAGTCGATTTACATGGAGGAAAGAGTGTCAGTCAATCATGGAGAG AAGGCGGTTTTCACTGTCTCCTCCTCTAGTAAGCCGACTGACGGTTTCCAGGCCCATAAACCTAAGTGAATTGGCATCATGGCCTGCAGTGTTGAAATGCCTTGCAACTGAAGCTACTGAAGAGCTACTGAAGAGAGCAAGGAAGCCTACAGGAGGATGCTGGAGAGCCTGTGTCAGGAGAAGGTGCTGTAGAAGACATCCTGCATTGTTCCAGTACTCAAGAAGTCTTCTCCATCTGTCCTCACTGACTAGACTGGTGGCTTCCGGTCCCGCTGCATGA